In Phoenix dactylifera cultivar Barhee BC4 chromosome 11, palm_55x_up_171113_PBpolish2nd_filt_p, whole genome shotgun sequence, the following are encoded in one genomic region:
- the LOC113462950 gene encoding uncharacterized protein LOC113462950 isoform X2 encodes MAALLSSQSQCRFSAATPRSSVSARRSCFDGHRRPLGFPISDHLEGREEEIEGRFGRFSPCLLLRALAGEVRRMLAGGIIRRFETDTVCLRSFYVLSRNPIHEIGDSLMKLTSITKLSLSHCQIQEIGSSLTSCVVLKSIRFAQNKITVCFTCIKYMLCQLSWHGT; translated from the exons ATGGCGGCCCTCCTATCCTCCCAGTCCCAGTGCCGCTTCTCCGCTGCCACCCCGAGATCCTCCGTTTCGGCCAGGCGGAGCTGCTTCGATGGCCACCGGCGACCTCTAGGTTTTCCCATTTCCGACCATCtcgaaggaagagaagaagagatcgAAGGGAGATTTGGGCGTTTCTCTCCTTGCCTCTTGCTCCGTGCCCTCGCCGGCGAGGTGCGTCGGATGCTGGCTGGCGGGATCATCCGCCGCTTCGAGACGGATACTGTGTGCTTACGGTCCTTCTATG TTCTTTCACGAAATCCAATTCATGAGATTGGTGACTCTTTGATGAAATTGACATCTATCACAAAG CTTTCTCTCTCCCATTGTCAAATTCAAGAAATTGGATCTTCCCTCACGTCATGTGTGGTTTTGAAGTCAATCAGATTTGCTCAAAACAAGATTACAGTATGTTTTACCTGCATAAAATACAT GCTCTGCCAGCTGAGTTGGCACGGAACATAA
- the LOC103710528 gene encoding probable glutathione S-transferase parA, which translates to MAPEKAVVLLDERVSPFGQRVRIALAEKGVEHEYQEEDLANKSPLLLKSNPVYKKIPVLIHDGKPICESLIIVQYIDEVWVRGSPLLPSNPYERANARFWADFVDKKIYDSGARMLKYTGQAHEEAKEEFIESLKLLEGELQDETYFGGENFGLVDIAFVPFTTWFYTFEVYGNFSIEKECPKLVAWGKRCMERESVSKSLQDPHVVYELLAYLLKKKYGKV; encoded by the exons ATGGCACCGGAGAAGGCAGTGGTGCTGCTCGACGAGAGGGTGAGCCCGTTCGGGCAGCGGGTGAGGATCGCGCTGGCGGAGAAAGGGGTGGAGCACGAGTACCAGGAGGAGGATTTGGCCAACAAGAGCCCGCTACTGCTCAAATCTAATCCTGTTTACAAGAAGATCCCTGTACTCATCCATGACGGCAAGCCCATCTGTGAATCTCTCATCATCGTTCAGTACATCGACGAGGTGTGGGTCCGCGGCTCCCCGTTGCTCCCCTCCAACCCCTACGAACGGGCCAACGCCCGCTTCTGGGCGGACTTCGTCGACAAGAAG ATTTATGACTCTGGGGCGAGGATGCTGAAATATACGGGACAAGCCCATGAGGAAGCAAAGGAGGAATTCATCGAGAGCTTGAAGCTTCTGGAAGGCGAACTCCAAGACGAGACCTACTTTGGAGGAGAGAACTTTGGTTTAGTTGACATAGCCTTTGTTCCCTTCACGACTTGGTTCTACACTTTTGAGGTTTATGGTAACTTCAGCATTGAGAAAGAGTGCCCCAAGCTGGTGGCTTGGGGCAAAAGGTGCATGGAGAGGGAGAGCGTGTCTAAATCCCTTCAGGATCCCCATGTGGTCTATGAGCTTCTGGCATACTTGCTAAAGAAGAAGTATGGGAAGGTGTAG
- the LOC113462950 gene encoding uncharacterized protein LOC113462950 isoform X1, with the protein MAALLSSQSQCRFSAATPRSSVSARRSCFDGHRRPLGFPISDHLEGREEEIEGRFGRFSPCLLLRALAGEVRRMLAGGIIRRFETDTVCLRSFYVLSRNPIHEIGDSLMKLTSITKLSLSHCQIQEIGSSLTSCVVLKSIRFAQNKITALPAELARNIKVHNLDLGTNLIENWSDLKVALLHNLLN; encoded by the exons ATGGCGGCCCTCCTATCCTCCCAGTCCCAGTGCCGCTTCTCCGCTGCCACCCCGAGATCCTCCGTTTCGGCCAGGCGGAGCTGCTTCGATGGCCACCGGCGACCTCTAGGTTTTCCCATTTCCGACCATCtcgaaggaagagaagaagagatcgAAGGGAGATTTGGGCGTTTCTCTCCTTGCCTCTTGCTCCGTGCCCTCGCCGGCGAGGTGCGTCGGATGCTGGCTGGCGGGATCATCCGCCGCTTCGAGACGGATACTGTGTGCTTACGGTCCTTCTATG TTCTTTCACGAAATCCAATTCATGAGATTGGTGACTCTTTGATGAAATTGACATCTATCACAAAG CTTTCTCTCTCCCATTGTCAAATTCAAGAAATTGGATCTTCCCTCACGTCATGTGTGGTTTTGAAGTCAATCAGATTTGCTCAAAACAAGATTACA GCTCTGCCAGCTGAGTTGGCACGGAACATAAAAGTTCATAATTTAGATCTTGGGACCAATCTGATTGAGAATTGGTCAGACTTAAAG GTTGCATTGCTGCACAATCTGCTGAATTGA